In Microbacterium laevaniformans, a single window of DNA contains:
- a CDS encoding transglutaminase domain-containing protein encodes MAGALYALAAVVLAAVAAWPIYRSGSFLLLVAAASVLAAAIAALVAWRRWSGWAAAGLLAGAVLVAGVPLAVPSRAGAPAPFLQGLGDLVTGLLWGWKDLLTVDLPVGSYRNLLVPALVVFLVGTASVLLLSWRRDALAVLAVPVAIAMAGFGLLFGSTEVSAPLVVGPLVLPAPVEAAVGAGVLLTGVLWLSWRSRAARVQALRRGSGAARVRVAGDAARGAGPRLRRLGLGFGMVAVAAAVAVSVPAVAVPTQRDVLREATGPRQEISRAISPLSSYRTLFADARVDEELFRVTGDALPDRVRLAVLDDYDGAVWRTDPAGEPFVRLAAARVLGEGAPIDAEVTIGALDGIWMPTAGAVASVDFAGPRAAALADGFYVSGAREAAVETAPWSAGDTYRLRAAAPAVSALSSVTAPGGQAGVSVTAADGSELVAPASLRTWVQQHAVGTGGAALDGLVTLLRSRGYLSHALRPPAVGAAWMQQLGAGYTFAPSASGHSLARIDAMFTALLAREADPAAVAADDLVAAVGDDEQFSAAVALIARELGFPARVVVGTRLTSSDPDAATCAGGVCRAGDVSAWVEVRVASGDWIPVDVTPQHVRPPRTERTEQPDPQIATSVRPDGVDEVQPQRPAQEDSAAPTDRSDPLDLRWLWTTLGITGGVLAVLLVLAGPFAAIVIAKALRRRRRRRQDRPADAIAGGWDEYLDVAVDAGRRPPPAATRSEIAQALARPAAGTLARTADEAVFSARPMAPDEADEFWRIVEDERAALTTSRWRRLRAAVSLRSFVPRSFRSHFERGSRAASRPRRTA; translated from the coding sequence GTGGCCGGCGCGCTCTACGCGCTCGCCGCCGTGGTGTTGGCCGCCGTCGCGGCGTGGCCCATCTACCGGTCCGGATCGTTCCTGCTGCTGGTGGCCGCGGCATCCGTGCTCGCCGCGGCCATCGCGGCCCTCGTCGCCTGGCGACGGTGGAGCGGCTGGGCCGCGGCCGGACTGCTCGCCGGCGCCGTCCTCGTGGCGGGAGTGCCCCTGGCCGTCCCCTCCCGTGCGGGGGCGCCGGCACCGTTCCTCCAGGGACTGGGCGATCTCGTCACGGGACTGCTGTGGGGCTGGAAGGACCTGCTCACCGTCGACCTGCCGGTCGGGTCGTATCGCAACCTGCTGGTGCCCGCGCTCGTGGTGTTCCTGGTCGGTACGGCCAGCGTCCTGCTGCTGAGCTGGCGCAGGGACGCGCTCGCCGTGCTCGCCGTGCCCGTCGCGATCGCGATGGCCGGCTTCGGGCTGCTGTTCGGCAGCACCGAGGTCAGCGCCCCCCTGGTCGTGGGCCCCCTCGTCCTTCCTGCCCCGGTCGAGGCGGCCGTGGGAGCGGGAGTGCTGCTGACCGGCGTGCTGTGGTTGTCGTGGCGCAGCCGCGCCGCGCGCGTGCAGGCCCTTCGACGAGGGTCGGGCGCGGCTCGCGTGCGAGTGGCCGGCGACGCCGCGCGGGGAGCGGGCCCGCGACTGCGCCGGCTCGGGCTCGGGTTCGGCATGGTCGCCGTCGCCGCGGCCGTCGCCGTCTCGGTGCCGGCGGTGGCGGTGCCGACGCAGCGCGACGTGCTGCGCGAGGCGACGGGGCCCCGGCAGGAGATCTCCCGCGCGATCAGCCCGTTGAGCTCGTATCGGACGCTGTTCGCCGACGCGCGCGTCGACGAAGAACTGTTCCGGGTCACCGGCGACGCTCTTCCCGACCGGGTGCGACTGGCTGTTCTGGACGATTACGACGGCGCGGTCTGGCGCACCGACCCGGCCGGCGAGCCGTTCGTGCGGCTCGCCGCGGCACGCGTCCTCGGTGAGGGGGCTCCCATCGACGCCGAGGTGACGATCGGCGCGCTGGACGGCATCTGGATGCCGACGGCCGGAGCCGTGGCATCCGTCGACTTCGCCGGGCCGCGCGCCGCCGCACTGGCCGACGGCTTCTACGTGAGCGGCGCACGGGAGGCGGCGGTCGAGACGGCCCCCTGGAGCGCCGGTGACACCTACCGTCTCCGCGCTGCCGCGCCGGCGGTGAGCGCCCTGTCTTCGGTCACTGCTCCCGGTGGGCAGGCGGGAGTGTCGGTGACCGCCGCCGACGGCAGCGAACTCGTGGCACCGGCGAGCCTGCGCACCTGGGTGCAGCAGCATGCCGTCGGCACGGGCGGGGCGGCTCTGGACGGCCTGGTCACGCTGCTGCGCTCCCGCGGCTACCTGAGCCACGCGCTGCGCCCGCCCGCTGTCGGCGCCGCCTGGATGCAGCAGCTCGGGGCGGGCTACACCTTCGCACCGAGCGCGTCGGGACACTCGCTGGCGCGCATCGACGCCATGTTCACGGCGCTGCTGGCCCGCGAGGCCGACCCCGCCGCCGTCGCCGCGGACGACCTCGTGGCCGCCGTCGGCGACGACGAGCAGTTCTCGGCCGCCGTCGCCCTCATCGCCCGTGAGCTGGGCTTTCCGGCGCGGGTGGTCGTCGGCACGCGCCTCACGTCGAGCGACCCGGATGCCGCGACCTGCGCCGGCGGGGTGTGTCGCGCCGGCGACGTCTCGGCGTGGGTGGAGGTGCGCGTCGCGTCGGGGGACTGGATCCCGGTCGACGTCACCCCCCAGCACGTGCGCCCGCCGCGCACCGAGCGCACCGAGCAGCCCGACCCCCAGATCGCCACCTCGGTGCGCCCCGACGGGGTCGACGAGGTGCAGCCCCAGCGTCCCGCGCAGGAAGACAGTGCCGCGCCGACCGACCGCTCCGACCCTCTCGACCTGCGCTGGCTGTGGACGACGCTGGGCATAACGGGAGGTGTCCTGGCGGTTCTGCTCGTGCTCGCCGGTCCGTTCGCGGCGATCGTGATCGCCAAGGCGCTGCGGCGGCGCCGGCGGCGGCGCCAGGACCGTCCCGCCGACGCGATCGCCGGGGGGTGGGACGAGTACCTCGATGTCGCGGTCGACGCCGGTCGCCGCCCGCCACCGGCCGCCACGCGTTCCGAGATCGCACAGGCGCTCGCGCGTCCGGCGGCGGGCACGCTGGCGCGCACCGCCGACGAAGCGGTGTTCTCCGCCCGCCCGATGGCCCCCGACGAGGCCGATGAGTTCTGGCGGATCGTCGAGGACGAGCGTGCTGCGCTCACGACGAGCAGGTGGCGCCGGCTGCGTGCAGCCGTATCGTTGAGATCGTTCGTCCCGCGATCGTTCCGGTCACACTTCGAGAGGGGGAGCCGCGCGGCCTCGCGCCCGCGGCGCACCGCATGA
- a CDS encoding DUF58 domain-containing protein encodes MTDTRLTRTSATGLTGERTEVTARRGRRLVGAAVRASRAWASGRAAVRAATAWCRATIRPAGALAVLTATAGLSAGLAFGWVEALVAGAAAAALLAMALPFLLGARTYEVRLVLDRERVVAGVAARATVVVRNIGRATALPGRIDIPIGPGLVEFGVPLLAADEVSRHAVDLPPQRRGIVRIGPATTIRSDPLGLLRREHAFDDVQELFVHPRTVAVPSTSAGLIRDLDGSATRRLVDADMSFHAIREYAPGDARRQIHWKSTAKTGRLMVRQYEESRRSRMAVVLGLSSAEYASEDEFELAVSAASSLALRAVHDARDLDIVVGAEIPRVVRGRLRAIRHIAAGAPRAVLDGFSGVDRLVETMPFPEVCRLTAEANERLSVAVLVAGSGVPLAALRLATLAFPVDAAVIAVRCDERAHPRAQTVGPLTVVTIGALEDLAGLLLRGARS; translated from the coding sequence GTGACCGACACCCGGCTCACGCGCACCTCGGCCACCGGACTCACCGGCGAGCGGACCGAGGTCACGGCGCGCCGCGGCCGTCGCCTCGTGGGCGCGGCCGTCCGCGCCTCGCGGGCCTGGGCGAGCGGGCGCGCGGCCGTCCGCGCCGCCACCGCGTGGTGCCGCGCGACGATCAGGCCCGCCGGGGCCCTGGCGGTGCTGACGGCGACCGCAGGCCTCTCGGCCGGGCTCGCGTTCGGATGGGTCGAGGCCCTCGTCGCCGGCGCGGCCGCGGCGGCGTTGCTCGCCATGGCCCTGCCGTTCCTCCTCGGTGCCCGCACGTACGAGGTGCGCCTCGTGCTCGACCGGGAGCGCGTCGTCGCGGGGGTGGCGGCGCGGGCGACCGTCGTCGTGCGCAACATCGGGCGCGCCACGGCATTGCCCGGCCGCATCGACATCCCGATCGGGCCCGGACTGGTCGAATTCGGCGTTCCGCTCCTCGCCGCCGACGAGGTCTCCCGTCACGCGGTGGACCTGCCGCCGCAGCGTCGCGGCATCGTGCGCATCGGTCCGGCGACCACGATCCGCTCCGATCCGCTGGGGCTGCTGCGCCGCGAGCATGCTTTCGACGACGTACAGGAGCTGTTCGTCCACCCGCGCACCGTCGCCGTGCCGTCCACCAGCGCCGGACTCATCCGCGACCTCGACGGCAGTGCGACGCGGCGCCTCGTCGATGCGGACATGTCCTTCCACGCGATCCGCGAGTACGCGCCCGGTGATGCCCGCCGCCAGATCCATTGGAAGTCAACGGCGAAGACGGGCCGGCTCATGGTCCGGCAGTACGAGGAGTCGCGCCGCTCGCGGATGGCGGTCGTGCTGGGACTGTCGAGCGCGGAGTACGCATCCGAAGACGAGTTCGAACTCGCCGTCAGCGCGGCATCCTCCCTGGCCCTGCGCGCCGTGCACGACGCGCGCGACCTCGACATCGTCGTCGGTGCCGAGATCCCGCGCGTCGTCCGGGGGCGCCTGCGCGCCATCCGCCACATCGCCGCGGGCGCCCCGCGCGCCGTGCTCGACGGCTTCAGCGGCGTCGATCGCCTCGTCGAGACGATGCCGTTCCCGGAGGTGTGCCGGCTGACCGCCGAGGCCAACGAACGGCTCTCGGTCGCTGTCCTCGTCGCCGGCTCGGGCGTTCCTCTCGCGGCTCTGCGCCTGGCGACGCTGGCCTTTCCGGTGGATGCCGCGGTCATCGCCGTCCGCTGCGACGAGCGCGCCCACCCGCGCGCACAGACGGTCGGTCCGCTCACCGTCGTGACCATCGGTGCGCTCGAGGACCTCGCCGGACTGCTCCTGCGCGGAGCGCGCTCGTGA
- a CDS encoding AAA family ATPase, with protein MTITTEQATWFAQTFAQLADNVERAVLGKRHVVELILTAMLSEGHVLVEDVPGTGKTSLARAVAQSVQGTTTRIQFTPDLLPGDITGITVYDQKTGAFEFHPGPIFANIVLADEINRASPKTQAALLEVMEEGSVTIDGVTRAVGAPFLVLATQNPVEQAGTYRLPEAQLDRFLLRTALGYPDHAATVRILDRAAVATAELAPVLTPGALVGMSELAADVYVDALVLDYIARLVDATRAADEVRLGVSIRGALALTRAARTTAAAHGRTYVTPDDVKRLAVPVLAHRLILHAEAEFDGVAPEAVIGQVLLDVPPPTRRDSA; from the coding sequence ATGACGATCACCACCGAGCAGGCGACCTGGTTCGCCCAGACCTTCGCGCAACTGGCCGACAACGTCGAGCGCGCCGTGCTCGGCAAGCGTCACGTCGTCGAGCTCATCCTGACCGCCATGCTCAGCGAAGGACACGTGCTCGTCGAGGACGTGCCGGGCACGGGGAAGACCTCCCTCGCTCGCGCCGTGGCCCAGTCGGTGCAGGGGACGACGACCCGCATCCAGTTCACCCCCGACCTGCTTCCGGGCGACATCACCGGAATCACCGTCTACGACCAGAAGACCGGCGCGTTCGAGTTCCACCCCGGCCCCATCTTCGCCAACATCGTCCTCGCCGACGAGATCAACCGCGCGAGTCCGAAGACGCAGGCCGCGCTGCTCGAAGTGATGGAGGAGGGGAGCGTGACCATCGACGGCGTCACGCGCGCCGTCGGCGCCCCCTTCCTCGTGCTCGCCACGCAGAACCCGGTCGAGCAGGCCGGTACCTACCGACTGCCCGAGGCCCAGCTCGACCGCTTCCTGCTGCGCACGGCGCTCGGCTACCCCGATCATGCGGCGACCGTCCGCATCCTCGATCGCGCCGCGGTCGCGACCGCGGAGCTGGCGCCCGTGCTCACTCCGGGCGCGCTGGTCGGTATGAGCGAACTGGCCGCTGACGTCTACGTGGACGCGCTCGTGCTCGACTACATCGCGCGGCTCGTCGATGCGACACGAGCCGCTGACGAGGTGCGCCTCGGCGTCAGCATCCGCGGGGCCCTCGCCCTGACGCGTGCCGCGCGCACCACCGCCGCCGCCCACGGTCGCACCTACGTCACTCCCGACGACGTCAAGCGTCTCGCCGTCCCGGTTCTCGCCCACCGGCTGATCCTGCATGCGGAGGCCGAGTTCGACGGTGTGGCCCCCGAGGCAGTCATCGGCCAGGTCCTTCTCGACGTGCCGCCGCCCACCCGCCGGGACAGCGCGTGA
- a CDS encoding Ig-like domain-containing protein, translating to MKRGSVVGLAAAGAALALITGVSVVWPGLDAQRTPPSQSSAWVLQADTLRYARVNTAIGEIDTVRAVSNPSRIVTSADGAYMFTDNDAKVERIDDAAPVDLDAEGLRTATPAPAGTADIDASGDVVAYRTDAGAVFAGRLSAGPAAPIDVPAAAAVAAASSGVVFSYSASAGTVSRIDLASGRVAAADKVAATVERPVLTAAGDDWVLLDTAGSGAGRFWTSRGTGTISLTGTIAVSRPAVDGDAVYVADDTGLVRIPVSAVAAERIFGDSTTSRGTPARPVSRGGVISAAWLAEGTRGGTLWTSNGGDVPLDYGGQGLGSQRRPVFVDAGDSVILNDARSGWVWSVPEGRLLPSSQNWDIEDEVKTAPKTSDQKPPPIIDPRPPVAENGAFGVRPGALVSLPVLLNDHDPNDDVLAVDPASVTGLDPAFGTVTTTDDRQRLAVRVAPGATGSATFSYAVTDGTTADGLVSPPATVTLRVAAEDENSAPVWCGVEGCRQDWPSPEVAPGGTVTVPVLGDWVDPEGDPVLLLSASDDSGLGEVATTPEGDVVFQHRDAGVAGEQAESITVTVADVRGATATRQLVVRIRGDAQPALQSFAVVDVAGSRVSVDVAPHVTGTAGDLTLTAARVLDDAAATATVVGGSTTFDVVAASPGAYRVAVTVSSGGHEATGTVRLTLLDPGGPADLSTSPVVAFVRPQADATVDVLAAVTNPTRRVLLLSDLVIRPVTGASLSADVVAQSQLRVSGSTASGASGLLGTVSYRVGDGTTDEGSAITGEATVYLLPPAAEQAPIAVDDRAVVRAGAQIDIPVLDNDVAAVGTRPRLDPESIVASRPDVLAFAAGDVLRVLAPTTPGDVTISYRAFTTGAPALGDTATVHLIVVGDGANRDPLPRTLSGRVLSGLSTVIAFDGFGMDPDGDVVRLDRIVDQPAHGSAVISADGASIVYSSDAGSSGQDTFTYRVVDPSGAAGVGTVRVGVLSGDASPAPITYTDYVQVQAGDGNVLRVHPLANDIDPLQDTLTLQRVRPDVPQFALDGSPTAEFTRLQQRLVSQSDDTVTIAAGPTPGTMSFLYDVVSSAGNTARGLIVVRVVDQRVADFPVVSDTVLDADGRADLARGIDVLSGKVLWSGGDTGDLSVGLWAPVDGITVEGTRLVGTVDDRAHVIPFSVTGQTSAGPVTTYAFLRIPAAADTPLALRAGAPPLTVGENAQADVDLAALITVPRGRALELSGETRASGARPGASCTAVGGTTLRYAAGADAPWTDTCRVLVRLAGQPAWTVLAIPVVVTPIAPQPRLSPAALEVAPGDTQVFDLGAMTTWQGRPEAIVYRVDGTPASFDLALQGAQLSVRGRDAAAPGTIESVVVQVTSHPGVAPARISLRVGAAPSTLPQGGSVQQQCSQASGTSCTIDVVGAAGEVNPLPSTPLQVVSVAPAGVCTGVSFAVVSPSRVSATWTSDAPGATCAASFTVRDAQGRQSASARDGRILLDLQGYPKAPASVAQSAYADGSLTLRVDPGPAQAAYPALTGFEVRQGGQRVAVCTPQGICPPISAPNGEQRSYEAVAVNAVGSSLTAVRTTAWAYDPPSAPTGATAAPVVAGADGGVASLAISGVDAANTGSLQITSPVGETQTIAVGSSQTSVTVPAFRVGANTATDVTITPLSRYTAPPGLPGPAIGSMTVSAHGIGAPTQGALTLTAVNVGGGRVDITAVGTATPGGDGARVRYGIVRLDGPVGQDGAPVSVDSCRTSDDGGQRVFRGLPDGRLYTFALCAESWFDSRSFGRVTVTDTVRAVQSGAAPTGYTFVVGPTAHLAGDGTPSGRATWTIDQTPTSPETPPNDNNVVFRALPSSVFDKDPGIEVRYEHKDGWWQSAWGDVTPAAGSAPYQVQASWSLGTCTGGTTLSRNAGASGSDAAVTFDATGIRYYDKNDALLVPGTDPWTVPAEAVRVTGIRVVVDWSGQGWNLAPASAELATRCTPSTAPNPAG from the coding sequence ATGAAGCGGGGCAGCGTCGTCGGTCTCGCCGCCGCGGGTGCGGCGTTGGCGCTCATCACCGGGGTCAGCGTGGTCTGGCCGGGGCTGGACGCGCAGCGCACCCCGCCGTCGCAGAGCTCCGCGTGGGTTCTGCAGGCCGACACGCTGCGCTACGCGCGCGTGAACACCGCGATCGGAGAGATCGACACGGTGCGCGCCGTCAGCAATCCGAGTCGGATCGTGACCTCCGCCGACGGTGCGTACATGTTCACCGACAACGACGCCAAGGTCGAGCGCATCGACGACGCCGCACCGGTCGATCTCGACGCCGAGGGGCTGCGCACCGCGACGCCGGCGCCCGCCGGGACGGCCGACATCGACGCCTCCGGTGACGTCGTGGCCTACCGCACCGATGCGGGGGCGGTCTTCGCGGGGCGGCTCTCGGCCGGACCCGCCGCGCCGATCGACGTTCCGGCCGCCGCCGCCGTCGCGGCCGCATCGTCGGGCGTGGTCTTCAGCTATTCGGCGTCGGCCGGCACGGTTTCGCGGATCGACCTCGCCTCGGGAAGGGTCGCCGCCGCCGACAAGGTGGCGGCCACGGTGGAGCGCCCCGTCCTCACTGCCGCCGGCGATGACTGGGTGCTCCTGGACACTGCCGGCAGCGGTGCGGGACGGTTCTGGACAAGCCGTGGGACGGGCACGATCTCGCTGACGGGCACCATCGCGGTCAGCCGACCGGCGGTGGACGGCGATGCCGTCTACGTCGCCGACGACACGGGTCTGGTGCGCATTCCCGTCTCCGCGGTCGCGGCCGAGCGCATCTTCGGTGACAGCACCACCTCGCGAGGCACCCCCGCCCGTCCGGTCAGTCGCGGCGGCGTCATCAGTGCCGCGTGGCTTGCCGAGGGCACGCGCGGGGGCACGCTGTGGACCTCCAACGGAGGGGATGTGCCGCTGGACTACGGCGGGCAGGGTCTGGGCTCCCAGCGGCGCCCCGTCTTCGTGGATGCCGGCGACAGCGTGATCCTCAACGATGCGCGATCAGGGTGGGTCTGGTCCGTCCCGGAAGGGCGCCTGCTGCCCTCCAGCCAGAACTGGGACATCGAGGACGAGGTGAAGACGGCGCCGAAGACGTCGGACCAGAAGCCGCCGCCCATCATCGACCCGCGCCCTCCGGTCGCCGAGAACGGTGCGTTCGGCGTGCGGCCGGGTGCGCTCGTGAGCCTTCCGGTCCTGCTGAACGACCACGATCCCAACGATGACGTCCTCGCCGTCGACCCGGCATCGGTCACCGGCCTCGACCCCGCCTTCGGCACCGTGACCACCACCGACGACCGCCAGCGCCTTGCGGTGCGGGTCGCCCCCGGAGCGACGGGATCGGCGACGTTCAGCTATGCGGTCACCGACGGCACGACGGCGGACGGGCTCGTGTCGCCGCCGGCGACGGTGACGCTGCGCGTCGCGGCGGAGGACGAGAACTCCGCCCCGGTGTGGTGCGGCGTCGAGGGGTGCCGCCAGGACTGGCCGAGCCCCGAGGTGGCTCCCGGGGGCACGGTGACCGTTCCCGTGCTCGGCGACTGGGTGGACCCCGAAGGCGACCCCGTTCTGCTCCTGTCGGCGAGCGACGACTCCGGTCTCGGCGAGGTCGCCACCACCCCGGAGGGCGACGTCGTGTTCCAGCACCGCGACGCCGGGGTGGCCGGCGAGCAGGCCGAGTCGATCACGGTGACCGTCGCCGACGTCCGCGGCGCGACCGCGACCCGGCAGCTCGTCGTGCGGATCCGGGGCGACGCGCAGCCGGCCCTGCAGTCGTTCGCGGTCGTCGACGTGGCGGGCTCGCGCGTGTCGGTCGACGTCGCCCCGCACGTCACGGGGACCGCCGGCGACCTGACGCTCACCGCGGCGCGCGTGCTCGATGATGCGGCGGCCACCGCGACCGTCGTCGGCGGCTCGACCACGTTCGATGTCGTCGCGGCGTCGCCGGGCGCCTACCGTGTCGCCGTCACGGTGTCTTCGGGAGGGCACGAGGCCACCGGCACCGTCCGACTCACGCTGCTCGACCCCGGCGGGCCCGCCGACCTGTCCACCTCGCCGGTCGTCGCCTTCGTGCGTCCGCAGGCCGATGCCACCGTCGACGTCCTGGCCGCGGTCACCAACCCCACCCGGCGGGTGCTGCTGCTGAGCGATCTGGTCATCCGCCCGGTCACCGGTGCGTCCCTGTCGGCCGACGTCGTGGCCCAGAGCCAGCTGCGGGTGTCGGGCTCGACGGCATCCGGCGCGTCGGGTCTGCTGGGAACCGTCTCGTACCGGGTCGGCGACGGCACGACCGACGAGGGTTCGGCCATCACCGGTGAAGCGACGGTGTACCTGCTGCCGCCCGCCGCCGAGCAGGCGCCGATCGCCGTCGACGATCGTGCCGTCGTGCGCGCGGGCGCGCAGATCGACATCCCGGTGCTGGACAACGACGTCGCGGCGGTCGGCACCCGCCCTCGCCTGGACCCGGAGTCGATCGTCGCCTCGCGCCCCGACGTCCTCGCCTTCGCCGCCGGCGATGTGCTGCGGGTGCTGGCTCCCACGACGCCGGGGGACGTCACGATCTCCTATCGGGCGTTCACGACCGGCGCACCGGCGCTCGGCGACACCGCCACGGTGCACCTGATTGTGGTCGGCGACGGAGCGAACCGCGACCCCCTGCCGCGGACGCTCTCGGGGCGGGTGCTCAGCGGACTGTCCACGGTCATCGCGTTCGACGGCTTCGGGATGGATCCGGACGGCGACGTCGTGCGTCTGGATCGCATCGTCGATCAGCCCGCGCACGGCTCGGCCGTCATCTCCGCCGACGGTGCGTCCATCGTCTACTCCAGCGATGCCGGGAGTTCGGGGCAGGACACGTTCACCTATCGGGTGGTGGACCCGTCCGGCGCCGCGGGCGTCGGAACCGTCCGCGTCGGGGTGCTGAGCGGCGATGCCAGTCCTGCCCCCATCACCTACACCGATTACGTGCAGGTGCAAGCCGGTGACGGCAACGTGCTGCGCGTGCATCCCCTCGCCAATGACATCGACCCCCTGCAGGACACGCTGACCCTGCAGCGGGTGCGCCCCGACGTGCCTCAGTTCGCGTTGGACGGGTCGCCGACGGCGGAGTTCACTCGTCTGCAACAGCGACTCGTGTCGCAGAGCGACGACACGGTCACGATCGCGGCGGGACCGACACCCGGGACGATGTCGTTCCTCTACGACGTGGTCTCCTCGGCCGGAAACACCGCCCGCGGCCTCATCGTCGTGCGGGTGGTCGACCAGCGCGTCGCCGACTTCCCGGTCGTCTCCGACACCGTGCTCGACGCCGACGGACGCGCCGATCTGGCGCGAGGCATCGACGTGCTCTCCGGCAAGGTGCTGTGGTCCGGAGGCGACACGGGCGACCTGTCGGTCGGGCTCTGGGCACCGGTGGACGGCATCACCGTCGAGGGGACGCGCCTGGTGGGCACCGTCGACGACCGCGCCCACGTGATCCCGTTCTCGGTCACGGGGCAGACGTCCGCCGGGCCGGTGACGACGTACGCGTTCCTGAGGATCCCGGCCGCCGCCGATACGCCGTTGGCGCTGCGTGCCGGGGCGCCCCCGCTCACCGTCGGCGAGAACGCGCAGGCCGATGTCGACCTCGCCGCGCTCATCACGGTGCCGCGCGGTCGCGCCCTGGAGCTGTCGGGCGAGACCCGCGCCTCGGGCGCGCGGCCCGGGGCATCGTGCACCGCCGTCGGCGGAACCACCCTGCGTTACGCGGCCGGCGCGGACGCGCCGTGGACGGACACCTGCCGGGTGCTCGTACGCCTGGCCGGTCAGCCGGCCTGGACCGTCCTGGCCATCCCGGTCGTGGTGACCCCGATCGCCCCGCAGCCGCGGCTGTCGCCGGCCGCGCTCGAGGTCGCGCCGGGCGACACCCAGGTCTTCGACCTCGGCGCGATGACCACCTGGCAAGGGCGCCCCGAGGCGATCGTCTACCGCGTCGACGGGACCCCGGCATCCTTCGACCTCGCGCTGCAGGGCGCGCAGCTGAGCGTCCGGGGCCGTGATGCGGCCGCGCCCGGAACGATCGAGAGCGTCGTGGTCCAGGTGACCTCCCACCCGGGTGTCGCACCGGCGCGGATCTCCCTGCGGGTCGGCGCCGCCCCGTCCACGCTGCCGCAGGGCGGTTCGGTGCAGCAGCAGTGCAGCCAGGCGTCGGGCACCTCGTGCACGATCGATGTCGTCGGCGCAGCCGGTGAGGTCAACCCGTTGCCGAGCACACCGCTGCAGGTGGTCTCCGTCGCCCCGGCGGGCGTCTGCACCGGCGTGAGCTTTGCGGTGGTCTCGCCCAGCCGTGTTTCCGCGACGTGGACCTCGGATGCGCCCGGTGCGACATGCGCGGCGAGTTTCACCGTCCGCGACGCCCAGGGGCGCCAGAGCGCGAGCGCCCGAGACGGACGGATCCTGCTCGACCTGCAGGGCTACCCGAAGGCCCCGGCGAGCGTGGCGCAGTCCGCCTACGCGGACGGCTCGCTCACCCTCCGGGTCGATCCGGGGCCCGCGCAGGCCGCCTACCCCGCGCTCACCGGGTTCGAGGTCCGTCAGGGCGGCCAGCGCGTGGCCGTGTGCACGCCGCAGGGCATCTGCCCGCCGATCAGCGCCCCGAACGGCGAGCAGCGCTCGTACGAGGCCGTTGCGGTGAACGCGGTGGGCTCCTCGCTCACCGCCGTGCGCACGACCGCGTGGGCGTACGATCCGCCGTCCGCTCCCACGGGTGCGACCGCGGCTCCCGTCGTCGCCGGCGCCGACGGCGGCGTCGCGTCGCTGGCGATCTCCGGGGTGGATGCCGCGAACACCGGATCTCTGCAGATCACCAGTCCGGTCGGCGAGACGCAGACGATCGCCGTCGGCTCGTCGCAGACCAGCGTCACGGTGCCCGCGTTCCGCGTGGGCGCGAACACGGCGACCGACGTGACGATCACACCGCTGTCGCGGTACACGGCCCCGCCGGGCCTGCCCGGCCCCGCCATCGGCTCCATGACGGTGTCGGCGCACGGCATCGGTGCGCCGACGCAGGGCGCGCTGACCCTCACGGCCGTCAACGTCGGCGGCGGCCGCGTCGACATCACGGCGGTGGGAACGGCGACGCCGGGGGGCGACGGCGCCCGCGTGCGTTATGGCATCGTGCGTCTCGACGGCCCCGTCGGCCAGGACGGCGCCCCGGTCTCCGTCGACAGCTGTCGCACGAGCGACGACGGCGGACAGCGCGTCTTTCGCGGTCTTCCGGACGGGCGCCTGTACACCTTCGCCCTCTGCGCGGAGTCGTGGTTCGATTCCCGCTCCTTCGGTCGGGTCACCGTCACCGACACGGTGCGCGCGGTGCAGAGCGGTGCTGCGCCCACCGGCTACACCTTCGTGGTCGGTCCCACCGCCCACCTCGCCGGCGACGGCACCCCCTCGGGTCGCGCCACGTGGACGATCGATCAGACGCCGACGTCGCCCGAGACTCCACCGAACGACAACAACGTGGTCTTCCGAGCACTGCCGAGCAGCGTGTTCGACAAAGACCCCGGAATCGAGGTGCGCTACGAGCACAAGGACGGATGGTGGCAGTCGGCATGGGGCGACGTGACCCCCGCTGCCGGCAGCGCGCCGTATCAGGTGCAGGCCTCGTGGTCGCTCGGCACGTGCACCGGTGGCACGACGCTCTCCCGCAACGCCGGAGCGAGCGGCTCGGATGCCGCGGTGACGTTCGATGCCACCGGCATCCGCTACTACGACAAGAACGACGCGTTGCTGGTTCCCGGCACGGACCCGTGGACGGTGCCCGCGGAGGCCGTGCGCGTCACCGGCATCCGTGTCGTCGTCGACTGGTCCGGGCAGGGCTGGAACCTCGCCCCCGCGAGCGCAGAACTCGCGACACGCTGTACGCCCTCCACCGCGCCGAACCCGGCCGGCTGA